Genomic DNA from Phaeobacter porticola:
CAATTTTTCTGCCGCCCTTGGTGACCTGGTATCTCTTTGCAGCACTGGATGGGATCTTTGGGCTCAACCTAGAGAATGCGGATCCGCAGACACCGGATGACGATCTGCGCTGGTACACTGCGCTCACAATGGCATGGGTGCCAATTCAGTTCCTGTTGCTCATTGCTATGCTCGCATACGTACCAGGCGCAGATCATCTGTCAGGGCTAGAACAACTTGGCGTCTTTTTTGGTGTCGGCGTCGTCAGTGGCACGGTAGGCATCAACTACAGCCACGAGTTAATGCACCAGAAAAGCCGAATTGAGCGTTGGCTTGCCGATCTTCTGCTGGCGATGGTGCTATATTCGCATTTCCGGTCCGAGCATCTTCTGGTGCATCACCGCCATGTCGGCACCCCGCGCGATCCAGTAACTGCGCGCTACAACGAAGGGTTTCACCGCTTTTACCCACGTGTGCTGCGGCAATGCTGGCAATCCGCCTTTCACGCAGAACGCACGCAATTGGCACGTCGCAACCTGCCATGGACCAATCGTCGCAATCCGTTTTTCCGCTACTTGGCGCTACAAGCAACCATGCTGCTGCTGGCCATGCTGCTTGGTGGCATAACTGGCGTATTGCTTTTCCTTGTGCAGGCTGGTGTCGCGATTTGGCAGCTAGAGCTGGTGAACTATGTTGAACACTACGGGCTGACGCGCAAATACCTAGGACATGGAAAGTTCGAACATGTTATGCCCCGTCATTCGTGGAACGCCGCGCACAAGGCCTCGAACTGGCTGTTGATCAACCTTCAGCGTCACTCCGATCACCACTACAGACCCGACCGGCGTTTTCCATTGCTTCAGACCCATACGGAAACCGATGCACCACAGTTGCCTTATGGCTATCCGGTGATGACATTCGCGGCGATGTGTCCGCCGCTATGGCGCCGGATCATGAATCCCCGCGTGCGCCGGTGGCGGCAAATATATTATCCCGAAATCACCGATTGGAACGCCTATAACAAGGCGCTGAAACCAGAGCAGCGTCCGGATCCGACCCCAGCTTAGCGCGGCAGCGCCCATAACGTCATTGGCTGCACCAAACCGCGCAGCTCGCAGGCCTCGTGCTGAACAAACCCATCCTTCAGGTCGCTCCGGTCCCCCTCGTGGGTGATCCGCTGGCACAGCGCATCACTGATCACGATCTGCGCATCCAGCGCACGGGTGCGTTCCTCTAACCGGGCGGCGATGTTTACGGCAGTTCCGATCACCGCATATTCCAACCGGTTGGCCCCGATATCGCCAAGAACCGTCTCTCCATAGTGCACGCCGATACCGACCTTGACCTCCACCTCGCCTGCGTGGCGACGAATTTTGTTCCACTTCGCCAATGTCTCCAGCATTGCCCGTGCACAGGCCAAAGCGTTTGTGGCATCCCTTGGCCCAGCCAAGGGTGTGCCAAAGGTCGCCATCAACCCATCTCCAAGATATTTGTCCAGCGTGCCATTGTGGTGGAACACCTCCTGCTCCATTCTACCGTGAAAATCCCGCAACAGCTCAATCACCTGATAGGCATCTCGTTCAGAGGCTATTTTGGTGAATCCAATGATATCGATGAACAACACCGCCACGTCCTGACGGCGCACCTGTTTTAGTGGCTCATCATTCTGCGACAGCTGCTGCACCACATTCGGCGAGAAATACCGCGATAGGTTCGCCCGCTCCCGTTCTAACCCAGCGTTACTCTGAATCAACCGATAGAAGCGCCGTGACGAAATTCCCAAAGTCACGGAAACCAAGAAAAACACGATCCCTTCCTGCACGCGCTGATGCAAAAGGAAACTGTTGGGATCTAAAAATACGGCCAGGTCCGCATTATTGCTGGCAAT
This window encodes:
- a CDS encoding alkane 1-monooxygenase; this encodes MTSSETLRRWQTALPFWLSFLLVPLVILAAVHGGWAIFLPPLVTWYLFAALDGIFGLNLENADPQTPDDDLRWYTALTMAWVPIQFLLLIAMLAYVPGADHLSGLEQLGVFFGVGVVSGTVGINYSHELMHQKSRIERWLADLLLAMVLYSHFRSEHLLVHHRHVGTPRDPVTARYNEGFHRFYPRVLRQCWQSAFHAERTQLARRNLPWTNRRNPFFRYLALQATMLLLAMLLGGITGVLLFLVQAGVAIWQLELVNYVEHYGLTRKYLGHGKFEHVMPRHSWNAAHKASNWLLINLQRHSDHHYRPDRRFPLLQTHTETDAPQLPYGYPVMTFAAMCPPLWRRIMNPRVRRWRQIYYPEITDWNAYNKALKPEQRPDPTPA
- a CDS encoding adenylate/guanylate cyclase domain-containing protein, with product MAITASAPAPAPALDSDAAIFTQQSPYALDALTEHKRNGLELAVRARWIAMAVTAVFLVYVNPKWDVLYYHFILLLLCLNGWLIRRVGRVGQSRLEMLLIFADLAIMTIGMVLPNPLSSEDLPLAIQYRYGNFIYFFIILAAGTLAYSWRTVIAIGTWTVLIWVSAAVLAWWFTTPDQALSDAVLAIASNNADLAVFLDPNSFLLHQRVQEGIVFFLVSVTLGISSRRFYRLIQSNAGLERERANLSRYFSPNVVQQLSQNDEPLKQVRRQDVAVLFIDIIGFTKIASERDAYQVIELLRDFHGRMEQEVFHHNGTLDKYLGDGLMATFGTPLAGPRDATNALACARAMLETLAKWNKIRRHAGEVEVKVGIGVHYGETVLGDIGANRLEYAVIGTAVNIAARLEERTRALDAQIVISDALCQRITHEGDRSDLKDGFVQHEACELRGLVQPMTLWALPR